The following proteins are encoded in a genomic region of Paenibacillus sp. FSL R7-0273:
- a CDS encoding GNAT family N-acetyltransferase — MNYHYRAYERTDMLKVRQFLSDAYGRLKRPNSWLIARWEFEIFFFQLRAGTLQDWERNIGLWEDETGRLTAVASKDGDFYFQLDSENPPDSLTGEMFDYIEGKSAREPAEYCKLAIPNFMGSLERQALSRGYELLPDESDSSVSIVLDKEFPVRLPEGFKLYSGEEVSDIVKAQGHIMAFNYPGTQGAEQMLQFYGGIREAPGYSPDLDLALLNGQGEVAAFCNAFVDEANRIGILEPVGTHRDYRNCGLGKAVIYEALNRLRSKGMVKAYTGPNQPFYERIGFVPEVKLGVWRKKII, encoded by the coding sequence TTGAATTATCATTATAGGGCTTATGAACGTACGGATATGCTGAAGGTCCGTCAGTTTCTGTCTGATGCTTACGGTCGATTGAAACGGCCGAACAGCTGGCTGATTGCCCGCTGGGAATTCGAGATTTTTTTCTTTCAGCTGAGGGCAGGCACGCTGCAGGACTGGGAGCGGAACATCGGGCTATGGGAGGATGAGACCGGCAGGCTCACAGCCGTGGCCAGCAAAGACGGAGACTTCTATTTCCAGCTGGATTCTGAGAATCCGCCGGACAGCCTCACCGGAGAAATGTTTGACTACATTGAGGGAAAGAGCGCCAGGGAGCCTGCCGAGTACTGCAAGCTGGCCATTCCTAATTTTATGGGCAGCCTGGAAAGGCAAGCATTGAGCCGGGGATACGAGCTGCTTCCGGATGAAAGCGACAGCTCGGTCTCCATTGTGCTCGATAAGGAGTTTCCGGTACGCCTGCCGGAGGGCTTCAAGCTGTACAGCGGTGAGGAGGTCTCCGATATTGTCAAGGCCCAGGGCCATATTATGGCCTTTAATTACCCGGGGACACAGGGAGCTGAGCAGATGCTGCAGTTCTACGGCGGTATCCGCGAGGCGCCGGGTTACTCCCCCGATCTTGATCTGGCGCTGCTTAACGGGCAGGGGGAGGTCGCAGCGTTCTGTAATGCTTTTGTGGATGAAGCTAACCGGATTGGTATACTTGAGCCGGTTGGAACCCACCGGGACTACAGAAATTGCGGGCTTGGCAAGGCAGTAATCTATGAAGCACTGAACCGGCTGCGCTCCAAAGGAATGGTTAAGGCCTATACCGGTCCAAACCAGCCCTTCTATGAACGGATCGGCTTCGTTCCGGAGGTTAAGCTGGGCGTGTGGCGCAAAAAAATAATCTGA
- a CDS encoding helix-turn-helix domain-containing protein, whose translation MDHYLLETINRTTDYIEEHLLEPLCLDDISEHVNVSKFHLLRIWKGATATGLMEYVRRRRIACSLGDLLGRRISIEFIADKYGFSCERTYNRSFKEEYGLTPAKWRNAPSQLNILDRFNADFMSRAGEGLVFFRSISVVPSFSIAGPEYTLKDGRSADSVDAARLGVDFFTLDRQRILNPLHKDVFIGFTAVPEPFRGLTFYQPSLQISHSSIIPPDMNVRHTKPHKYGVFTYIGLHRPEEISAESLSEIWRYIFEIWMPTVQFELEEKFSYESVNYAKGNRHYCECDLYFPIAGL comes from the coding sequence ATGGACCATTACTTGCTGGAAACCATTAACCGGACTACGGATTACATTGAAGAGCATCTGCTGGAGCCGCTGTGCCTTGACGATATTTCAGAGCATGTTAACGTCTCCAAGTTTCATCTGCTGCGGATCTGGAAGGGTGCTACGGCTACCGGTCTGATGGAATATGTACGGAGAAGACGGATTGCCTGCTCACTCGGGGATCTATTGGGCAGAAGGATCAGCATTGAATTTATTGCGGACAAATACGGGTTCAGCTGTGAGCGGACCTATAACCGCAGCTTTAAGGAAGAGTACGGCCTTACTCCGGCAAAATGGCGTAATGCACCGTCCCAGCTCAATATTCTCGACCGGTTCAATGCTGACTTTATGAGCCGAGCCGGAGAAGGGCTGGTCTTCTTCCGCTCGATCAGTGTGGTCCCTTCCTTCTCGATTGCCGGACCGGAATATACACTTAAGGACGGGCGCAGCGCCGATTCCGTGGATGCCGCCAGGCTTGGCGTTGATTTCTTTACCCTCGACCGCCAGCGGATTCTGAATCCGTTACATAAGGATGTCTTTATCGGATTCACGGCTGTCCCTGAGCCGTTCCGGGGGCTGACCTTTTACCAGCCGTCCCTGCAGATCAGCCACAGCAGCATCATCCCGCCGGATATGAACGTCCGGCACACCAAGCCGCATAAATATGGCGTATTCACCTATATCGGCCTACACCGGCCGGAAGAAATTTCTGCAGAGTCCCTGAGTGAAATCTGGAGGTATATCTTCGAAATCTGGATGCCGACCGTACAGTTTGAGCTGGAGGAGAAGTTCAGCTATGAGTCCGTTAACTATGCCAAGGGCAACAGGCATTACTGCGAGTGTGATCTGTATTTTCCGATTGCGGGGCTGTGA
- a CDS encoding nucleotidyltransferase has protein sequence MEENGLRELQERYRTATDSFVERVKKDANVIAVIVCGSLAYDTVWEKSDIDMTLIIRDQTLQQTSYCLDEDGIIINVQLFERSSFKRGMDRLLGGSMPQSYFAKGRMVYSSDESLYDYFDELRRMGSQDIARSLLWRACELIDICHKCQKWLTVRKDARYTQFFLLKAADLIAGMELCAQGEPPTREAVLSMLERSPEQMAPFYQNPLSGPLSETELWSAIREIEQVLDRHLEAMSRPVLDFMGDQSLKTMTMLTKHFHMEGHYLINILEYMAEKGIIEKVSQTIRITAKSKPAAEEIGFLYIP, from the coding sequence ATGGAAGAGAACGGGCTTCGGGAGCTGCAGGAGCGTTACAGGACAGCAACGGACAGCTTTGTGGAACGGGTGAAGAAGGATGCTAACGTTATTGCAGTCATTGTGTGCGGAAGTCTGGCGTATGATACGGTCTGGGAGAAAAGCGACATCGATATGACCCTGATCATCCGCGATCAGACCCTGCAGCAGACATCATACTGTCTTGACGAGGATGGAATCATCATAAATGTGCAGCTGTTTGAGCGGAGCAGCTTTAAGCGGGGGATGGACAGGCTGCTCGGCGGCTCAATGCCGCAGTCGTATTTTGCCAAGGGGCGGATGGTTTACAGCTCGGACGAGAGCCTGTATGACTATTTCGATGAGCTGAGAAGGATGGGCAGCCAGGATATTGCGCGGTCGCTTCTATGGAGAGCCTGTGAGCTGATTGATATCTGCCACAAATGCCAGAAATGGCTGACGGTGCGTAAGGACGCGAGATATACCCAGTTTTTTCTCCTGAAGGCTGCCGATCTGATCGCCGGTATGGAGCTGTGTGCGCAAGGTGAGCCGCCGACCCGTGAAGCGGTTTTGAGCATGCTGGAGCGTTCGCCGGAGCAGATGGCCCCCTTTTACCAGAATCCGTTGTCCGGACCTTTAAGCGAAACAGAGCTCTGGAGCGCCATCCGGGAGATTGAGCAGGTGCTGGACCGCCATCTTGAGGCTATGAGCCGCCCGGTGCTTGATTTTATGGGGGATCAGTCGCTTAAGACGATGACCATGCTGACGAAGCATTTTCATATGGAGGGGCATTACCTGATCAATATTCTGGAGTATATGGCCGAAAAGGGGATCATCGAGAAGGTATCGCAGACGATCCGCATTACAGCAAAAAGCAAACCGGCGGCTGAGGAAATCGGATTTCTATACATACCATAA
- the uvrA gene encoding excinuclease ABC subunit UvrA: MSIRTSIEISGAKQNNLKNVSVEIPRDKLTVITGVSGSGKSSLAFDVIYGEGQRRFLDSISNFAKSRISQLKKAKVDYVRGLSPVIAIEQKKGNNNPRSTVGTVTDTNDYLRLLFATAGTGHCPECSKPLRQLSAAQIAEHITGLPEGTVIELRAPVYKIYGEDYSYTFQQLREKGFKHLLIDGEPVSLGDELETDESKSHVIEIVIDRITLRQDTYIQLTKSIEAAILALDEDIMIKVEVIGGAPEDFYQHFACPEHHFFLCDMQPFHFSFNTPASACHTCLGVGMSYVVEPHFLVVAPEKSISKGALKNTVFNTSGKDSYRTVLMYSLSQKYNFSLDTPFHELPKEIHELLFYGTHGELVPMLQPPFSQKKNWMTGKDRAFGGFVHEMENWYKHYIRKSSTTEAFEPSFIKDCMIEKVCPECSGARLKQQRLQVTVGGKNIDQLSRMQLQELLAFLEALTFEPEVRDVAETIVRELHTRTSLLIEIGLHYINLGRRSDSISGGEMQRIKMSTQISSELMGMLYIMDEPSIGLHPRDSGRVIETMKKLRDLGNTVIVVEHDLETIGCADHIIEIGPGPGIHGGNIVASGTLEDIKGAAESVTGGYLSGRTVIPVPERRRQLGDFFLSVQGARENNLKDVDLDIPLNVFICITGVSGSGKSSLINEILTKQLKIDKTGARIVAGKHDYVFGADLVNHVINIDQSPIGRNSKSNPATYIGLYDKIRDLFASQPEAVERGYQSIDFSLTHANGTRCEHCAGDGIIVTSLQFMADIETICPVCKGNRFSEEGLEIKIRGKSISEVLEMTVEEAAEFFADHKYLKHKLGIMNELGLGYLTLGQSSTTLSGGEAQRVKLSNELAKIKRGAHNLYILDEPTTGLHLADIQKLLLALNKLVDGGHSVIVIEHHLDVIKSADYIIDMGPEGGNGGGFVVAEGTPEQVARVEASHTGRYLRSVLG; encoded by the coding sequence ATGTCCATAAGAACGAGCATTGAAATCTCAGGGGCGAAGCAGAACAATCTCAAGAATGTGTCGGTGGAAATTCCGCGCGATAAGCTGACGGTGATTACAGGGGTTTCGGGCTCCGGCAAATCCTCGCTGGCGTTCGATGTGATCTATGGGGAGGGGCAGCGGCGGTTTCTCGATTCCATCTCCAATTTTGCCAAAAGCCGGATCAGCCAGCTCAAAAAAGCCAAGGTGGATTACGTGCGCGGCCTGTCTCCGGTGATTGCAATTGAGCAGAAAAAAGGCAACAACAACCCGCGCTCCACGGTCGGAACGGTTACGGATACCAACGACTATCTCCGTCTGCTGTTCGCCACAGCGGGTACGGGACACTGTCCTGAATGCAGCAAGCCGCTGCGCCAGCTGTCTGCTGCCCAGATTGCCGAGCATATTACAGGCCTGCCGGAGGGGACCGTTATTGAGCTGCGGGCTCCGGTATACAAAATATACGGGGAGGACTACAGCTACACCTTCCAGCAGCTAAGGGAAAAGGGCTTCAAGCACCTGCTGATCGACGGGGAGCCGGTATCGCTGGGGGATGAGCTGGAGACGGATGAGAGCAAGTCCCATGTGATTGAGATTGTGATAGACCGGATAACGCTGCGCCAGGATACCTATATCCAGCTTACGAAGTCAATTGAAGCGGCCATTCTTGCACTGGATGAGGATATTATGATCAAGGTGGAGGTGATCGGCGGTGCGCCGGAGGATTTCTATCAGCATTTTGCCTGCCCGGAGCATCACTTCTTCCTGTGCGATATGCAGCCGTTCCATTTCTCTTTTAACACGCCGGCGAGCGCCTGCCATACCTGTCTCGGGGTGGGGATGTCTTATGTGGTGGAGCCGCATTTTCTGGTGGTCGCCCCGGAGAAGAGCATCAGCAAAGGCGCGCTTAAGAATACGGTGTTCAACACCTCAGGCAAGGACAGCTACCGCACGGTGCTGATGTACAGCCTGTCCCAGAAATACAACTTCAGTCTGGATACCCCGTTTCATGAGCTGCCAAAAGAAATCCACGAGCTGCTATTCTACGGAACCCATGGTGAGCTTGTGCCGATGCTGCAGCCGCCGTTTTCCCAGAAGAAAAACTGGATGACCGGCAAGGACCGGGCGTTTGGCGGCTTTGTCCATGAGATGGAGAACTGGTACAAGCATTATATCCGCAAATCCTCCACAACAGAGGCGTTTGAGCCGAGCTTCATTAAGGACTGCATGATTGAAAAGGTATGCCCGGAATGCAGCGGCGCCCGGCTTAAGCAGCAGCGGCTGCAGGTAACGGTCGGAGGCAAAAACATCGATCAGCTCAGCCGGATGCAGCTGCAGGAGCTGCTGGCTTTTCTGGAGGCGCTCACCTTTGAGCCGGAGGTACGGGATGTGGCGGAGACCATCGTCCGCGAGCTGCATACGCGCACCAGCCTGCTGATCGAAATCGGCCTGCATTACATCAATCTCGGCAGACGCAGTGACAGTATCTCCGGCGGCGAGATGCAGCGGATCAAGATGTCCACCCAGATCAGCAGTGAGCTGATGGGCATGCTCTACATTATGGATGAGCCGAGCATCGGGCTGCATCCCCGTGATTCCGGCAGGGTCATTGAGACGATGAAAAAGCTGCGCGATCTTGGCAACACGGTAATCGTTGTGGAGCATGACCTCGAAACGATCGGCTGTGCCGATCATATTATTGAGATTGGTCCGGGACCGGGGATTCACGGCGGTAACATAGTGGCCAGCGGAACGCTTGAGGATATAAAGGGTGCAGCGGAATCTGTCACAGGCGGCTATTTATCCGGCAGAACGGTTATTCCTGTACCTGAGCGGCGGCGCCAGCTTGGGGACTTTTTTCTCTCTGTTCAAGGCGCGAGGGAGAACAATCTGAAGGATGTCGATCTGGATATCCCGCTGAATGTCTTCATCTGCATTACCGGTGTGTCCGGTTCGGGTAAAAGCTCGCTGATCAACGAAATCCTGACCAAGCAGCTCAAAATTGACAAGACAGGTGCACGGATTGTCGCCGGCAAGCATGACTATGTGTTCGGCGCAGATTTGGTGAACCATGTTATCAACATCGACCAGTCGCCGATCGGCCGCAACAGCAAGTCTAACCCGGCTACTTATATCGGGCTGTATGATAAAATCCGCGATCTGTTCGCCTCGCAGCCGGAAGCCGTGGAGCGCGGCTATCAATCCATTGACTTCAGCCTGACCCATGCGAACGGGACACGCTGTGAGCACTGCGCAGGAGACGGGATCATCGTCACCAGCCTGCAGTTCATGGCCGACATTGAAACGATCTGCCCGGTGTGCAAGGGCAACCGTTTCTCGGAGGAAGGGCTGGAGATCAAGATCCGGGGCAAATCGATCTCTGAGGTGCTGGAGATGACGGTGGAGGAGGCTGCTGAGTTTTTTGCAGATCACAAGTACCTTAAGCATAAGCTGGGCATTATGAACGAGCTCGGGCTGGGCTATCTGACACTCGGCCAGAGCTCGACCACCCTCTCCGGCGGGGAGGCGCAGCGGGTAAAGCTCTCGAATGAGCTGGCGAAGATCAAGCGGGGTGCACACAACCTGTACATTCTCGACGAGCCGACCACCGGCCTGCATCTGGCCGACATCCAGAAGCTGCTGCTGGCGCTGAACAAGCTGGTGGACGGCGGGCATTCCGTCATCGTGATTGAGCATCACCTGGACGTGATTAAATCTGCCGACTACATCATCGACATGGGCCCGGAGGGCGGTAACGGCGGCGGATTCGTGGTCGCGGAGGGCACCCCGGAGCAGGTTGCCAGGGTGGAGGCATCGCATACCGGGCGGTATTTGCGGAGTGTGCTGGGGTAA
- a CDS encoding aminoglycoside phosphotransferase family protein yields the protein MQLFAVHPFELYSRVKLTLGAFEVISDLRPGSARTGVWKLRAAEGQKAYYLKTFSRKERWHPEVYAYKHWVNGLQPYVPELISVYEGDGWQAILITAIEGTIMREAGLQPPALHAAYYKAGQLTRLIHESQSGEWFGRPDQNGQPIELFHHSDPVTYIRQSLSDLGGKCLEADLLEPAEEVSLHWAMEQAEVFAGAKPVPVSWDSTPGNWLVGAGGEFTGMIDFENMLWGVEVDSFAALFEKYFINDEASMKAFFAGYGSDILQEKQIQIRISCIKLALGDIYWGTRQTMPGAAAKGRRLLQAQLKYIG from the coding sequence ATGCAGCTATTTGCGGTACATCCGTTTGAATTATATTCCCGGGTAAAATTAACGCTGGGGGCATTTGAAGTCATCTCGGATCTCAGGCCCGGCAGTGCGAGAACGGGGGTTTGGAAGCTTCGGGCAGCGGAAGGTCAGAAGGCGTATTACCTGAAAACATTTAGCCGGAAAGAAAGATGGCACCCGGAGGTCTATGCTTATAAGCACTGGGTGAACGGTCTGCAGCCGTATGTGCCGGAGCTTATCTCGGTCTATGAGGGTGACGGCTGGCAGGCGATTCTAATCACAGCCATCGAAGGAACAATTATGCGGGAAGCGGGGCTCCAGCCACCGGCATTACATGCTGCTTATTATAAGGCAGGACAATTGACGAGGCTGATCCATGAGTCACAGAGCGGGGAATGGTTTGGACGCCCGGATCAGAACGGACAGCCAATTGAGCTTTTTCATCATAGTGATCCCGTAACCTATATCAGGCAATCGCTCAGTGACCTCGGAGGAAAGTGTCTGGAAGCTGATTTGCTTGAGCCTGCTGAGGAGGTAAGCTTACATTGGGCAATGGAGCAGGCAGAAGTGTTTGCAGGAGCCAAGCCTGTACCGGTAAGCTGGGATTCGACTCCAGGCAATTGGCTGGTCGGTGCTGGCGGTGAATTTACCGGGATGATTGATTTTGAGAATATGCTGTGGGGCGTAGAGGTTGACAGCTTCGCGGCTTTGTTTGAGAAATATTTTATCAATGACGAAGCTTCAATGAAGGCGTTCTTTGCCGGTTATGGTTCAGACATTCTGCAGGAAAAGCAAATTCAGATCAGGATCAGCTGCATAAAGCTGGCGCTGGGTGATATTTACTGGGGCACAAGGCAGACTATGCCCGGAGCTGCGGCAAAAGGAAGAAGGCTGCTGCAGGCTCAACTGAAGTACATAGGCTAG
- a CDS encoding amidase yields MSQTDPGDDDMQLVRNSLNDLIHNTEEAEISLKTSIDSYLTRFRELEPQLHAFVPEARLEQRLKLEQERLLAFLAGTAGKPALLGIPVGIKDLIHVKNMPTQAGSRLPDEALAGGEASIVTRLRELGAFIAGKTVTEEFAYHGPIATLNPHNPAHTPGGSSAGSAAAVAAGLCPLALGTQTLRSVLAPASFCGVVGFKPSYGRVPLDGVIKLSPSFDTIGFFTQDLSGMETAAELLIPEWQVRQVSRKPVLGIPRGVYMELMSEEVKQAFAAQVRSLELLGYQVKQVQMPWEDELVYGNAMLRFIQGEMAREHKDRIVKYEEYYGASVREAILSGAAVPEEELADYRQLQLVLRDRLKNLMEQEGVDLWVSPAQGGTAPRLEANNTGWAGMTAIWGFAGCPAISIPAADIDGLPLGFQCVGSYGEDEWLLAWARQVAQELCPKRI; encoded by the coding sequence ATGTCCCAAACTGATCCTGGAGATGATGATATGCAGCTTGTCCGCAATTCTCTTAACGATCTGATACATAACACCGAAGAAGCCGAAATTTCGCTTAAAACGTCAATTGACAGTTATCTGACCAGATTCCGGGAGCTGGAGCCGCAGCTTCATGCCTTTGTGCCCGAAGCCCGGCTGGAGCAGAGACTTAAGCTGGAACAGGAGCGTCTGCTGGCTTTCCTCGCCGGTACCGCCGGTAAACCTGCCCTTTTGGGGATACCGGTCGGAATCAAGGATTTAATCCATGTTAAGAATATGCCGACGCAAGCCGGGTCCCGGCTGCCTGATGAGGCACTTGCCGGTGGGGAAGCCTCCATAGTCACCCGGCTGCGTGAACTCGGGGCGTTTATTGCCGGTAAGACCGTAACTGAGGAGTTCGCCTACCATGGTCCCATCGCTACCCTTAATCCGCATAATCCTGCCCATACTCCCGGCGGGTCGAGTGCAGGCTCAGCTGCTGCAGTTGCTGCAGGGCTATGTCCGCTGGCTTTGGGAACACAGACTTTACGTTCTGTTCTCGCGCCGGCGTCTTTTTGCGGAGTGGTGGGGTTTAAGCCGAGCTATGGCAGAGTTCCGCTGGACGGGGTGATCAAGCTGTCGCCCTCATTTGACACGATCGGCTTCTTCACCCAGGATCTGTCCGGTATGGAGACGGCGGCTGAGCTGCTTATTCCGGAATGGCAGGTCCGTCAGGTGAGTCGTAAACCTGTGCTTGGCATCCCGCGCGGGGTATATATGGAGCTGATGTCGGAAGAGGTGAAACAAGCTTTTGCTGCACAGGTTCGTTCGCTAGAGCTGCTTGGCTATCAGGTGAAGCAGGTTCAGATGCCCTGGGAGGACGAGCTTGTCTATGGTAATGCGATGCTGCGGTTTATTCAGGGGGAAATGGCCCGTGAGCATAAGGATCGTATCGTAAAGTATGAAGAATACTATGGTGCCAGTGTCAGGGAAGCCATTCTTAGTGGTGCGGCTGTTCCGGAGGAGGAGCTGGCTGATTACCGGCAGCTGCAGCTGGTGTTAAGAGACCGGCTGAAGAACCTTATGGAGCAAGAGGGGGTTGATCTGTGGGTATCACCGGCACAGGGCGGAACCGCACCAAGGCTGGAGGCTAACAATACCGGCTGGGCTGGCATGACAGCAATCTGGGGCTTTGCCGGGTGCCCGGCTATCAGCATTCCAGCGGCCGATATAGACGGACTTCCGCTCGGCTTTCAATGTGTCGGCAGCTACGGGGAAGATGAATGGCTGCTGGCCTGGGCACGGCAGGTGGCGCAGGAGCTTTGTCCGAAGAGGATTTGA
- a CDS encoding copper amine oxidase N-terminal domain-containing protein: protein MIRKLLLLSTAGLMLLSGTISAPASAGPGTEEVKYYVTYGSDSGISGSFVGTALIKNGVSYLPANITGGLGIEMKWDKTRTRATFSGWEKSFAVRLGSSAGVLDNVTVNIGGTPFIARDELYLPAKFLVKALEGGTVRWDATTRSLLANGLHMYRGYSETYKGTRYSVSFDSGDLYISSGNGAKQKLAHLGRGLDLVDLTFEDTPGGLTVLQVRNSYGEPHLYAEYYTYLLKNGALMRQAHTDFHTTFDEPALWSGDRLLMNDGQTLRLIEDGTGAVKETVDLPKLMRTGVTRDVYYNVEAFYSDVALIRPGDTAFLTAVDRSTGTQTLLYEQLPAADSKWILDQWDSMFPGDDLRFEGRSGNELTLRAYNLGPENKDTQFIYTLPAPQ from the coding sequence ATGATAAGAAAACTGCTGCTCCTGTCCACTGCCGGACTTATGCTTTTATCAGGTACAATATCAGCTCCGGCCTCAGCCGGACCAGGCACCGAAGAAGTGAAATATTATGTGACTTATGGCAGTGACAGCGGCATATCAGGAAGCTTCGTAGGTACAGCTTTGATTAAGAACGGTGTATCCTACCTGCCAGCCAACATCACGGGCGGACTCGGAATTGAAATGAAGTGGGACAAGACCCGTACACGAGCCACATTCAGCGGCTGGGAAAAAAGCTTCGCCGTTCGGCTCGGCAGCTCAGCCGGGGTACTGGATAACGTCACCGTCAATATCGGGGGTACTCCTTTTATTGCCCGGGACGAGCTGTATCTGCCTGCCAAATTTCTGGTTAAGGCGCTGGAAGGCGGCACGGTCCGCTGGGATGCCACAACCCGCAGCTTGCTGGCTAACGGCCTCCATATGTACCGCGGTTATTCAGAGACTTACAAGGGCACTCGCTACTCCGTCTCTTTTGATAGCGGTGATCTATACATTTCATCCGGTAATGGCGCGAAACAGAAGCTCGCCCATCTGGGCAGGGGTCTGGATCTGGTCGACCTCACCTTCGAGGATACCCCTGGCGGATTGACGGTGCTGCAGGTTAGAAACTCTTACGGGGAACCTCATCTCTATGCAGAGTACTATACCTATCTGCTCAAAAACGGGGCTCTCATGCGCCAGGCGCATACCGATTTTCATACTACCTTTGATGAGCCGGCTCTCTGGTCCGGGGACAGGCTGCTGATGAACGACGGGCAGACCCTGCGTCTGATCGAAGACGGTACCGGTGCGGTAAAAGAAACCGTCGACCTGCCGAAATTGATGCGAACCGGCGTAACGCGGGACGTTTATTACAATGTAGAGGCTTTTTATTCCGATGTTGCTCTGATCCGGCCGGGCGATACCGCCTTTTTGACTGCTGTTGACCGTTCCACCGGCACCCAGACACTCTTATATGAGCAATTACCTGCAGCCGACAGCAAATGGATATTGGACCAGTGGGACTCCATGTTCCCCGGTGATGATCTGCGGTTTGAAGGCCGCAGCGGCAATGAGCTAACCCTCCGCGCTTACAACCTAGGGCCTGAGAATAAGGATACACAATTCATCTATACCCTGCCTGCACCGCAATAA
- a CDS encoding GrpB family protein, which translates to MGSELIVVDYDPSWTRAFAKLREFVLPVLEDIVVSIEHVGSTSVPGLAAKPIIDLDVVVPTQEDVYIAVQRLATLGYVHEGDLGIKGREAFIPPADVIWHHLYVCTVDSAEYKRHILFRDYMRGHPEDAKRYSNLKIELAERFSKDRAAYSNAKSCFVNEILQRAT; encoded by the coding sequence ATGGGCTCTGAATTAATAGTTGTTGATTACGACCCTAGCTGGACTAGAGCATTTGCAAAACTGAGGGAATTCGTACTGCCGGTACTTGAAGACATTGTAGTCTCAATTGAGCACGTTGGAAGTACCTCAGTTCCTGGGTTAGCAGCAAAGCCCATTATCGATCTGGACGTTGTGGTTCCTACGCAGGAAGATGTGTATATAGCTGTACAGAGGCTTGCAACTCTAGGCTATGTCCATGAAGGTGATTTAGGAATTAAAGGACGAGAGGCATTTATTCCTCCAGCCGATGTAATTTGGCATCATTTGTACGTGTGTACCGTGGACAGCGCTGAATATAAGCGTCATATTCTCTTTCGCGATTATATGAGAGGTCATCCCGAGGACGCTAAAAGATACAGCAACTTAAAAATTGAACTTGCCGAACGGTTCAGTAAAGACCGTGCGGCATATTCAAATGCCAAAAGCTGTTTTGTGAACGAGATACTGCAACGTGCTACATAG
- the tnpB gene encoding IS200/IS605 family element RNA-guided endonuclease TnpB gives MLIHQAYKYRIYPTPEQQQLIRRMFGCCRFVFNTFLDTWNQSYAETGKGLSYHACATKLPALKAQYDWLKEVDSIALQSAARHVADSFDRFFKKQNQAPCFKSRKHPVQSYTTKFTNGNIAIEGSRLKLPKLGWMRFANSRKLEGRILSATVRQNASGKFFVSLGCEVEKNPLPQVDAHIGIDLGLKEYAVSSNGERYANPRFYRQYEKKLALWQRRMARRTPGGSNWKKAKQHVARIHERIANKRNDFLHQLTTKLIRENQTISIEHLRVANMIQNPKLSKSIADASWGEWVRQLTYKALWYGRTLRIADTFEPTSQRCHVCGTIHPEVKNLAVREWTCTVCGTLHDRDENAAHNIAQVAV, from the coding sequence ATGCTGATACATCAAGCCTATAAATACCGGATCTACCCCACACCGGAACAACAGCAACTCATAAGGCGTATGTTTGGCTGCTGCCGCTTTGTGTTCAATACCTTTTTGGACACTTGGAATCAAAGCTATGCGGAAACGGGAAAAGGCTTGTCCTATCACGCTTGTGCGACAAAACTCCCTGCACTAAAAGCACAATACGACTGGCTGAAAGAAGTCGATAGCATTGCTTTGCAGTCGGCTGCCCGTCATGTGGCGGATAGCTTTGATCGCTTTTTCAAAAAGCAAAATCAAGCGCCATGCTTTAAGAGCCGGAAGCATCCGGTTCAAAGTTACACGACCAAATTCACGAACGGGAATATCGCCATTGAGGGGAGTCGCTTGAAGCTCCCAAAACTCGGCTGGATGCGTTTTGCAAACTCCCGGAAGCTGGAAGGCCGGATATTGTCCGCTACCGTGCGTCAAAACGCCAGTGGGAAATTTTTCGTTTCGCTTGGCTGCGAAGTTGAAAAGAACCCACTGCCGCAAGTGGACGCACATATCGGAATCGATCTGGGTTTGAAAGAGTATGCTGTAAGCTCAAATGGTGAACGGTATGCCAACCCCCGCTTTTACCGCCAATATGAGAAAAAGCTGGCGCTTTGGCAGCGGCGGATGGCTCGGCGTACTCCGGGCGGCTCCAACTGGAAGAAAGCGAAGCAGCATGTCGCTCGCATTCACGAACGTATTGCGAATAAACGAAATGATTTTCTCCACCAACTGACAACGAAACTGATCCGTGAAAACCAAACGATTAGTATCGAACATCTGCGTGTCGCGAATATGATTCAGAATCCCAAGCTTTCAAAATCCATCGCGGATGCGTCTTGGGGGGAGTGGGTACGGCAACTGACGTACAAAGCCCTTTGGTATGGACGAACCCTTCGGATCGCTGATACGTTCGAACCGACCAGTCAGCGGTGTCACGTGTGTGGCACGATTCACCCGGAAGTAAAGAATCTTGCGGTTCGGGAATGGACGTGTACCGTTTGCGGTACGCTTCATGACCGTGATGAAAACGCCGCTCATAATATTGCACAA